One window of Parambassis ranga chromosome 3, fParRan2.1, whole genome shotgun sequence genomic DNA carries:
- the chrnb4 gene encoding neuronal acetylcholine receptor subunit beta-4, which translates to MTRALSILAYFVSLIYCSSSADSEERLMNWLLGQDRYNPLIRPAVNRTERVTVKLQVSLAQLISVNEREQIMTTNVWLTQHWVDYRLSWDPAKYEGIDKLRIPSRHIWLPDIVLYNNADGTYEVTVFTNAIVLFNGSINWLPPAIYKSACKIEVKHFPFDQQNCTLKFRSWTYDHTEIDLILKSEVASMDDFTPSGEWDILALPGRRTVNPLDPTYVDLTYDFIIKRKPLFYTINLIIPCVLITSLAILVFYLPSDCGEKMTLCISVLLALTVFLLLISKIVPPTSLDVPLIGKYLMFTMVLVTFSIITSVCVLNVHHRSPSTHTMPSWVKLIFLEKLPALLFMRRPHNNSARQRLRQQRCLRARRAIWGLGYPAASKPAINISSSALLSSDSAFSTPGNKTVIPPMGYSNSNRKGDLRSTDYLPSGYTSIKDLQQRSNSERVADVQEAVNGVCFVAEHMMGDDDDQSVIEDWKYVAMVVDRMFLWIFVIVCVVGTLGLFLQPLFQSQIVPSQQPSSETPRI; encoded by the exons GTAGCAGCAGTGCTGACTCAGAGGAGCGTCTCATGAACTGGCTGCTGGGACAAGATCGCTACAATCCACTCATTCGCCCGGCTGtcaacaggacagagagagttACAGTAAAGCTACAAGTGTCTCTGGCACAGCTCATCAGTGTG AATGAAAGAGAACAGATCATGACCACGAATGTCTGGCTCACTCAG CACTGGGTGGACTACAGGTTGTCATGGGATCCTGCAAAGTATGAAGGCATCGACAAGCTCCGCATTCCCTCCAGACACATCTGGCTCCCAGATATTGTCCTGTACAATAA TGCTGATGGAACCTATGAAGTTACTGTCTTTACCAATGCTATTGTCCTCTTCAATGGCAGCATCAACTGGCTTCCTCCTGCAATCTACAAAAGTGCTTGTAAGATTGAGGTCAAACATTTTCCCTTTGACCAGCAGAACTGCACCCTCAAGTTCCGTTCTTGGACGTATGACCACACAGAGATAGACCTGATATTGAAGTCTGAGGTGGCTAGTATGGATGATTTCACTCCCAGTGGGGAGTGGGATATTTTGGCTCTGCCAGGCAGACGGACAGTCAATCCTCTGGATCCCACCTATGTAGATCTCACGTATGATTTTATCATTAAGCGGAAGCCTCTTTTCTACACCATAAATCTCATTATTCCATGTGTTCTGATCACCTCACTCGCCATTCTGGTCTTCTACTTGCCTTCAGACTGTGGAGAGAAGATGACACTCTGCATTTCTGTCCTCCTGGCTCTCACTGTGTTCTTGCTTTTAATCTCTAAAATCGTCCCTCCCACTTCACTGGACGTGCCCCTGATTGGCAAGTACCTGATGTTCACCATGGTCTTGGTGACCTTCTCCATCATCACCAGTGTATGTGTGCTCAATGTGCACCACCGCTCCCCCAGCACCCATACCATGCCTTCCTGGGTAAAGCTGATATTTCTTGAGAAATTGCCTGCCTTACTTTTCATGAGACGGCCTCACAACAATTCTGCACGCCAGAGACTGCGCCAACAACGGTGCCTACGGGCCAGGAGAGCCATCTGGGGTTTGGGTTACCCAGCAGCATCTAAACCAGCAATCAACATATCTTCTTCTGCTCTGCTGTCGTCTGACTCTGCCTTCTCCACTCCAGGGAACAAAACTGTAATACCTCCAATGGGTTACAGCAACTCCAACAGGAAAGGGGACCTGCGCTCCACAGATTACCTGCCCAGTGGTTACACTTCCATTAAGGACCTCCAGCAGAGAAGCAACTCAGAGAGGGTTGCTGACGTCCAGGAAGCTGTGAACGGCGTGTGCTTTGTGGCTGAGCACATGATgggagatgatgatgatcagagc GTGATAGAGGACTGGAAGTATGTGGCGATGGTGGTGGATCGTATGTTCCTGTGGATCTTCGTGATAGTGTGTGTGGTGGGCACACTGGGCCTGTTTCTTCAGCCTCTCTTCCAGAGTCAGATTGTTCCCAGCCAGCAGCCCAGTTCAGAGACCCCTCGCATATGA
- the chrna3 gene encoding neuronal acetylcholine receptor subunit alpha-3 has product MKAGFCLVCLVLLCLLSGGTCSEAEHRLFSVIFSNYNQYIRPVENVSDPVIVQFEVSMSQLVKVDEVNQIMETNLWLRHIWNDYKLKWNPKDFGGVEFIRVPSNRIWKPDIVLYNNAVGDFQVDDKTKALLRYNGDVTWIPPAIFKSSCKIDVTYFPFDYQNCTMKFGSWTYDKAKIDLVLIGSTINLKDFWESGEWMIIDAPGYKHDIKYNCCEEIYTDITYSLYIRRLPLFYTINMIIPCLLISFLTVLVFYLPSDCGEKVTLCISVLLSLTVFLLVITETIPSTSLVIPLIGEYLLFTMIFVTLSIVITVFVLNVHYRTPKTHTMPCWVRTVFLGLLPRVMFMTRPERDPEKVTVAGSVHSMHSRPCAIHSSSGTLQKQHKPQALASSVVSTLTNRHRLFNNTELSDLNNLSGDSNKCAVSGLMCCEGRCNCCWQKRSVKLPADSGGGSGGLGSLGALTGGSAVGVGGGSQCSSSESLDGGIMSLLPLSPEVREAIESVKYIAENMRLQNEAKEVQDDWKYVAMVIDRIFLWVFVLVCILGTAGLFLQPLLLGEDI; this is encoded by the exons ATGAAAGCTGGTTTTTGCCTCGTATGTTTAGTGCTTCTGTGTCTTTTATCCG GAGGCACATGTTCAGAGGCAGAGCATAGGCTCTTCTCTGTGATATTCTCCAACTACAACCAGTACATACGCCCAGTGGAAAATGTGTCTGATCCAGTCATTGTGCAGTTTGAGGTGTCCATGTCACAACTGGTCAAAGTG GATGAAGTCAATCAGATCATGGAGACCAATCTGTGGCTGAGACAT ATCTGGAATGACTATAAACTCAAATGGAACCCAAAAGATTTTGGAGGTGTAGAATTTATCCGAGTACCATCCAATAGGATATGGAAGCCAGATATTGTGCTGTACAACAA TGCAGTTGgggatttccaggttgatgacAAAACAAAGGCGCTTCTTCGCTACAATGGCGATGTTACTTGGATCCCTCCAGCAATATTCAAAAGCTCCTGCAAAATTGACGTCACCTACTTTCCTTTTGACTATCAAAACTGTACAATGAAGTTTGGCTCCTGGACCTACGACAAGGCGAAAATAGACCTGGTGCTGATTGGGTCAACTATCAACCTGAAGGACTTCTGGGAGAGTGGCGAGTGGATGATCATTGATGCTCCCGGTTACAAACACGACATTAAGTACAACTGCTGTGAGGAGATCTACACAGATATCACATACTCTTTGTACATCCGCCGTCTGCCTCTTTTCTACACTATCAATATGATCATCCCGTGCCTCCTCATCTCCTTCCTCACTGTGCTGGTCTTCTACCTGCCCTCTGACTGTGGCGAGAAGGTCACGCTGTGCATCTCTGTCCTGCTGTCGTTGACTGTCTTCCTCCTCGTCATTACGGAGACTATCCCCTCTACCTCACTAGTCATACCCTTAATCGGCGAGTACCTCCTCTTCACCATGATTTTTGTCACCCTCTCTATTGTCATtactgtttttgtgttgaatgTCCACTACCGCACACCAAAGACACACACCATGCCCTGTTGGGTGCGGACTGTGTTCCTGGGCCTGCTGCCCAGGGTGATGTTCATGACTAGGCCAGAGAGGGACCCAGAGAAGGTGACTGTTGCTGGCAGTGTTCATTCAATGCATTCAAGACCATGTgccattcattcatcatcagGTACTCTGCAAAAGCAGCACAAACCTCAGGCCCTGGCCTCCAGCGTGGTGTCTACTCTGACGAACCGACACAGGCTTTTCAACAACACAGAGCTCTCTGACTTAAATAATCTGAGCGGCGACTCAAACAAATGTGCTGTCTCTGGTCTCATGTGCTGTGAGGGTCGCTGCAACTGCTGCTGGCAAAAGAGATCTGTCAAACTGCCTGCAGATTCAGGAGGAGGGAGCGGAGGACTGGGCAGCCTGGGAGCTCTGACTGGAGGCAGTGCTGTTGGAGTTGGAGGTGGGAGTCAGTGCTCCAGCTCAGAGTCTCTGGATGGAGGAATAATGTCCTTGTTGCCACTTTCCCCTGAGGTCAGGGAGGCCATTGAGAGTGTTAAATACATAGCAGAGAACATGAGACTACAGAATGAAGCAAAGGAG GTACAGGATGACTGGAAGTACGTTGCCATGGTTATCGACAGGATCTTCTTGTGggtgtttgtccttgtgtgtaTCCTGGGAACAGCTGGCCTCTTCCTCCAGCCTCTATTACTTGGGGAGGACATTTGA